In one Aquila chrysaetos chrysaetos chromosome 24, bAquChr1.4, whole genome shotgun sequence genomic region, the following are encoded:
- the SNRPC gene encoding U1 small nuclear ribonucleoprotein C isoform X1, protein MPKFYCDYCDTYLTHDSPSVRKTHCSGRKHKENVKDYYQKWMEEQAQSLIDKTIAAAFQQGKIPPTPFSAPPPAGAMIPPPPSIPGPPRPGMMPAPHMGGPPMMPMMGPPPPGMMPVGPAPGMRPPMGGHMPMMPGPPMMRPPSRPMMVPTRPGMTRPDR, encoded by the exons ATGCCCAA GTTTTATTGCGATTATTGTGACACGTACCTCACCCACGACTCG CCCTCTGTGAGAAAAACCCACTGCAGTGGCcgaaaacacaaagaaaatgtgaaagactACTATCAAAAATGGATGGAGGAACAAGCTCAGAGCCTGATTGACAAAACAA TAGCGGCTGCATTTCAGCAAGGGAAAATCCCACCTACACCGTTCTCGGCACCACCTCCTGCAGGAGCCATGATACCACCTCCTCCCAGCATCC CTGGCCCCCCGCGGCCTGGCATGATGCCAGCCCCTCATATGGGTGGACCGCCAATGATGCCAATGATGGGCCCACCCCCACCAGGGATGATGCCGGTTGGACCCG CTCCAGGGATGAGGCCACCGATGGGAGGACACATGCCGATGATGCCAGGGCCCCCGATGATGAGACCACCCTCCAGACCCATGATGGTGCCAACCAGGCCAGGAATGACCCGTCCAGACAGATAA
- the SNRPC gene encoding U1 small nuclear ribonucleoprotein C isoform X2 — protein sequence MPKFYCDYCDTYLTHDSPSVRKTHCSGRKHKENVKDYYQKWMEEQAQSLIDKTTAAFQQGKIPPTPFSAPPPAGAMIPPPPSIPGPPRPGMMPAPHMGGPPMMPMMGPPPPGMMPVGPAPGMRPPMGGHMPMMPGPPMMRPPSRPMMVPTRPGMTRPDR from the exons ATGCCCAA GTTTTATTGCGATTATTGTGACACGTACCTCACCCACGACTCG CCCTCTGTGAGAAAAACCCACTGCAGTGGCcgaaaacacaaagaaaatgtgaaagactACTATCAAAAATGGATGGAGGAACAAGCTCAGAGCCTGATTGACAAAACAA CGGCTGCATTTCAGCAAGGGAAAATCCCACCTACACCGTTCTCGGCACCACCTCCTGCAGGAGCCATGATACCACCTCCTCCCAGCATCC CTGGCCCCCCGCGGCCTGGCATGATGCCAGCCCCTCATATGGGTGGACCGCCAATGATGCCAATGATGGGCCCACCCCCACCAGGGATGATGCCGGTTGGACCCG CTCCAGGGATGAGGCCACCGATGGGAGGACACATGCCGATGATGCCAGGGCCCCCGATGATGAGACCACCCTCCAGACCCATGATGGTGCCAACCAGGCCAGGAATGACCCGTCCAGACAGATAA